In Lycium ferocissimum isolate CSIRO_LF1 chromosome 11, AGI_CSIRO_Lferr_CH_V1, whole genome shotgun sequence, a single genomic region encodes these proteins:
- the LOC132038042 gene encoding uncharacterized protein LOC132038042, whose protein sequence is MANNELPVENVFADEPEADEDFYIQRGVTQEAVRLKLFKYSLAGEARKWFIKLPRNSIATWDELVKVFLRKWYPPSKRAEIRDQIYEVKQRNGEQLFEAWERYKEYLDRSTNHGFPEHILKDKFYRGLDPMTQAIANNAASGCFMNKSYANITDILDRLTTHSQAWHSSNSDGLSLGTPLIQNIMKDSQETQQTLAQLATSLSLLTKRLDEREAKKGSYNQRNYNNNQGNYNNNYGGSNQGRYNNNNGNFGNRSSNPYIPPKGQSNDQSSSRLESMLEKVLASQKNTEKTLSGLSETNGGGVERTFAISTRSGKILQGADKKVVDLEPIIEEEEVRSDVPIIDEEVLEKVVDIPEVAADTGKHSIKGALRPLTQMYKEKPPFP, encoded by the exons ATGGCCAACAACGAACTTCCAGTCGAGAATGTTTTTGCTGATGAACCAGAAGCAGATGAAGACTTT TATATCCAGCGGGGTGTGACTCAAGAAGCGGTTCGGCTGAAACTCTTCAAATATTCATTAGCCGGAGAAGCGAGAAAATGGTTCATAAAGCTACCCCGAAACTCTATTGCTACATGGGATGAGTTGGTCAAAGTGTTTCTCAGGAAGTGGTATCCCCCTAGTAAAAGAGCTGAAATTCGTGATCAGATTTACGAGGTCAAACAACGTAATGGGGAACAACTTTTTGAAGCCTGGGAGAggtacaaagaatatttggatagGAGTACAAACCATGGTTTTCCAGAACATATTTTGAAGGATAAGTTTTACAGAGGTCTGGATCCTATGACCCAAGCAATAGCCAATAATGCTGCCAGCGGGTGTTTCATGAATAAGTCATATGCGAATATTACTGATATACTTGATCGATTGACTACACATAGCCAAGCTTGGCACTCAAGTAATTCTGATGGGCTATCACTTGGAACACCGTTGATTCAAAACATTATGAAAGATAGTCAGGAAACGCAACAGACGTTGGCACAATTGGCCACTAGTCTCTCTTTGCTAACAAAGAGGCTTGATGAGAGAGAAGCGAAGAAG GGGTCATATAATCAAaggaactacaacaacaaccaagggaactacaacaacaactatggtGGATCAAACCAAGggagatacaacaacaacaacggtAATTTTGGGAACAGAAGTTCCAACCCTTACATTCCGCCAAAAGGGCAGTCTAATGATCAAAGTAGTTCGAGGTTGGAGTCAATGCTGGAGAAAGTGTTGGCAAGTCAGAAAAACACTGAAAAGACATTATCTGGGCTATCAGAGACG AATGGTGGGGGCGTAGAACGTACTTTTGCTATTAGCACgaggagtggtaaaatacttcAAGGTGCTGACAAGAAGGTGGTTGATCTAGAGCCAAttattgaggaagaagaggTGCGTTCTGATGTGCCTATTATTGATGAGGAAGTCCTAGAAAAAGTTGTTGATATTCCAGAAGTTGCTGCTGATACAGGGAAACACTCGATAAAAGGGGCTCTTCGCCCTTTGACTCAGATGTACAAAGAAAAGCCTCCCTTTCCTTAG
- the LOC132038043 gene encoding uncharacterized protein LOC132038043 yields the protein MTIARIQAHAQNLEEQQQSQRSERDSDRGCSKKARSFGTGSEYKRGQRQQYSRQGQSSRVLGSPSGGAPSRKKSSISRCSQCRKFHPGPCRHGSDACYACGQIGHKMRECPSMGGSGKGQPAGSMAGSFSSVRPPGQTSQAPAGRGRGRGGAPSSAGPPHRMYALAGRQDPEPSADAATDSTLSYAAPCIVEHVRNLEI from the exons ATGACTATTGCCCGTatccaggcccatgcccagaacctGGAGGAGCAGCAGCAGTCACAGAGGAGTGAACGTGATTCTGATAGAGGGTGCAGTAAAAAGGCTAGGTCTTTTGGTACTGGCAGTGAGTATAAAAGAGGGCAGAGGCAGCAATATTCCAGACAGGGCCAAAGCTCGAGAGTTTTGGGTTCTCCGTCAGGAGGAGCTCCCAGTCGGAAGAAGTCATCAATTTCACGATGCAGCCAGTGTAGAAAATTTCACCCGGGTCCGTGCCGTCACggctcggatgcttgttatgcctgcggaCAAATTGGGCACAAGATGCGTGAGTGTCCATCGATGGGTGGTAGTGGTAAGGGCCAGCCCGCAGGGTCAATGGCCGGTTCATTTTCATCTGTGCGCCCTCCTGGACAGACTTCCCAGGCCCCAGCAGGCCGTGGCCGGGGAAGAGGAGGGGCACCTAGTTCAGCCGGTCCTCCGCACCGTATGTATGCATTGGCAGGACGGCAGGATCCTGAACCTTCCGCAGACGCGGCCACAG ATTCTACTCTATCATATGCCGCTCCTTGTATTGTTGAGCATGTtcggaatttggaaatttag